DNA sequence from the Hippoglossus stenolepis isolate QCI-W04-F060 chromosome 17, HSTE1.2, whole genome shotgun sequence genome:
GACACACGAGTAAATATGCAATTTAAACATCATGAGTGCTCTTTCTGGAACTAGAAAAGAGACTCGGATCATGCACTGCCTTGCACCAGGTCTAAGATAAGGCCTAGATGTGTGTCAAGCCCttaattcaaaacacaaagtcGTGCAGCTGCATTGCCTTCTGGTCGACTGAGACTACTGACGATCAAGAAATGCGTCCCTGTTTCAATGTTGATGCTCTGACCTGAAAACCTGACATTTAAAGTTGTATGGGCATTGCAGAGAGATGCAAATGTTGTGCTATCAGACTCATTCTAACTGAGCCAAAGACTTAGAGTGCTTTAGGGTAGATTTTCCCTTTCAGTGCACAATTCCATCTCACAAAGTCGTTTGTCCTTAAACACTGAGGGGTTTCAGATACCACGGAGCCATAAGATGCTGAAGGTGCTCCAGACAGGGGCAGCAAAACAAGCTGAGCACAGGCCGTAGATTCAGCATCGACAGGACAGAGGAGCTTTCCGTCACTCTACTTTCACGCTCCTTATAAGGAAGTCTTAAACTGAGAActgggtctctctgtgtgtctcagtcagACTTACACAACAGTGTGTATCTCACAGCTGACCTGAGGGCTAATGCTCCAGTGTTTCAGTGCACCAGAGCCACCGCTGACAAAATGCAGGCTGAagtctgtgtgtatgagcagtcatgtgtgtgtctacccTTTCTCTGCAAGTGTCATACATGTATACCTTCAGACATCACATCATTGGGTATCGGGATTTTGACACAGGAGGAGTTCCTCTGTCAAGATTCAAAAGTGGGTTGAGGTGTAAGGATTGAACATCCTTGTGAACTGCATCTAAAGCAGGCCACTGGTGTCAGAGAAATCGGTCAGCACATCACAGatgacagacaggaggacacGGGCTGATCTATAATCCcctccagcccccccaccctcactAATTAAACATGGATTGACCCCGTTTGCTcagtgaaaagcaaacaaactttaaactttagTAGAGCAGAGAAGATCTACGTTCTAATGACAAAATCCATCATTGTGACAACAGAAAGCCTCTCACTATAACAAGGTAACAAGGAATCTCTTTGGTTTTAATGATGTTACGCCTTTAATAAAACCTATTCGCCCATAGATGAGATTTCAACATATACAAAGTAATGGGCCTTTCTAGCTTTGTCAATCCACTAGATGTGCTTTTACTGAAAACACGTGTCTGTCATTACCACCAAGTCCTGTGATAATTACCTTATTTACCATGTTCTGACCTCACCCACCATGTCTCTTACAACCATCTGGAGTTGTCCCAGTGTGATCTATATCCACCATCAATCCTAAATGAGCAATGGTTGGATCCTTTAGCACAACAGATATCAATGGAAAAAGCATCAGTGCTACAAAGAAACCAGTTCCAAGAGTTCAATAAAGTCTACTCAACAATCCTCAAATCTCTCCTATTGCCGGTGAGTTAATGCTACAACATTTATGTGAAAAGTAAAGTAATGTAAGCATTTAACtggggaggaaggaagagaaaaaaaaagcaaagcagagaagaaaaagagaaaaaaagaacgAAATGGAAAAATGTATGCAAGTGGAGGTATgtatataaatgaatgaacagaaCAAAATACCACACCCATCCTGTAAAGCCCCATGAATGCATACAAACAGATTCTACTTATTTTTAcctcttttaattttttcatttgtcttgtttgtttgtctttatattatattttatattatttgttttctgtttattttattattatcatttttattactCTGAGATTGTGTCATAGTCTGGATGGACAGAAACAGGCACCATTGCTTCCTTATGGGTCTCATCAGTCACaatgttttctctcctgatTCGTCatgctctctttttttccccaaagatggtttctatcattttatgtggttctcatcacactgatgtaagttcagggtttgatttttttctcttagATGTTTGGTTTcaaagttatttgatgctataaaaacagggtcatgattgacagctgagagtgactCACAATTGGTTGGGCGGTTGTACTGGTGCGGGGGGGGGGTCTgaccaaaaaaacacttttcatctgCATCCATCTCCGGCTTATTCGGCCAAACGGGAACAGATTGAACCGCATCTTACCTCACTGGTGTTTCATAATTTCCAACAAGTAGTCGAGGCGGCTGACAAGCCCGAGCCCTGGCGCCAAATGCTGCCACGTCGTCATGGAAACTGTTTATGAAGACCTTGCAGCCTCTTTTGAAAGATAGAGTGGGCGTTGAGCTTTCAGTGTTTGTGGCTCTACAGCTCTGTCGATGCTTTACTGTGCTGCAGGAgacctttcctctctctgtgactgAAGAAAACAAGCATACAATATTTTCCTACAGCTTTTTCATGGATGACAATGGCCATCCATCCCCCAACTCTCCAGTCCTGTGAGAGAACATAACGCTGTTCTCGATGAAGTCTTTGTCACACCACCAGTTTTATTGACTTTGTCATGGATAGGAACTAAAATTCCCTCTGGATCACTCAGCATATGttcttttaatttttctgttcTGCTGAGAGTCGGCTAAAACCGGATTTCTGAGACACTCTGAGTCAGTGGAAAAGATCCCAACTCCTCTGAAAGTGTTGACAGATGAGATAAGAATACGGGACACGGCTGCAGGGATGGTGAGCATCTGCTTCACTTGCTCCCTGCTCCACCGCCCTCTCACCTACATTCTCCAGAAATCCTCAGTATCCTGCAGGCTGCACTTGGCCCCTCACTGCCCTTCTGTCTCTTTGCATTATACCACAGGAGAAAGACACAGtttgcctgcctgtctgtgtgcatgcaagAATCTAAGGCACACTCCGTCTGTCTTTATCAAATTCACAATTTAAATACTCCCCATGCAATATtctcaatttaaaataatatatctaACTGTGTAATTCCAACCTTGCACAATGTTAAAACAATTTTGCTTTTTGTGCAGTGCAGTTGGAGAAATACTTCCCCCCCTTAGATCTTACTGTGGTGCACAGCTCTTACTATAGGTACTGTATATGAACTCGACCAGTCAGGGCCACACTCTCATATGCTTGACTCAGCCTGACGTGACTCAGATGATACCATCTCTCATACATTCTCTGTACCTGCTGCACTTCTTGTACAAACCTAACTGCTGCCTGTGTGTTGAAGAATAACAACAAGTCGAACAGCAGACTCAGCGTATGTTAGCCTTTATGAATTTCATCTCACTGTCATGTCTTATTTATGttacaatataaatatgatgtagattttgtttatttctagtaaaaaaaagaatacacacaaagcaacaacacaatTATCACAATGTAACTTACAACTTAATATTTTGTAGAATAATGGAGTGTTTTACTAACAtccatattttctgttattaagCCGTGTACTCAAGGTCCAAATGGTGCACAATAGGGATTAACATTTTTCACATATTCACTCTATCCTGGGAATTTGacttatttttaatgtttagcTTTATATACTGTTAAAAATCCATTGTTAAGCCTACAGTTTAAACAACACTTAATACAACAAGTAGAAATATGTATAGCCTATGGGGTCCCAGCCTGTGCAATTTAGTGTATTATTTGATCATATTATTGAAAAAAGAAGGCAAAAAAAGGCCATTCATGTTAATAGACTGAATGAACGTAACAAACTCCACATTCAGATTGAACTTGGCCAAAGTCGCGAGAATGACGATGGAGATTATGACCACCTTCCTCCAGTACTGCTCAGGGATAGATGCATTTCACCACAGTGTAATGAAAATCCATCATATGCTGCCGTCCCTGCCAGTATTGCATGTAGGGACTAATTTGGATTAAATAGGAATTCAGTGTTCTCGCATGCTGAGATTCCAAATGTGGCAGCAAAGCACCTAAAGGACCTAAATAgcatttgctatttaaaaacagtgtgGGCCCTGGATGGGAAAAAGACAACTGTGCCGGTCTGAATCTACGTCTTCTTAGCTTGCACCGCTTTGGGCTGGGTGTAAAATAAGGTCCTGTGTGTCGGCGGAGGATTTGTATTGGCTTCTTTTTAAACTAGTATAGACTGGTCCTGAATGGGAGCAGATCTGTCCTCTGTCTTATATCTTGATCTCAATGCTTTTTGGATCTGGTTCCAGCCAAAGATAACTCCTCACTCAAACCTGTGACGGCACACTGGTGTTTACAATGAGCACGACACTGTCACAATGTGGAGCAGTTTGACGTTTGAGAACAAAAACATGGATCCACTGCGGAACAAGTACCTCCAGAATCAACACTTCACTCAACACTGATCCACAAACAGCGTGGTGAATTTACTAGAGTTGTTCACAGACTAATTAAATATTCCCTTCATACTGGCTGTccatcaaaacaaataatattCTAGGATAATGAGGAGCaagatttgaatttaaaattcaaTGCATAAcctatttatttttcagctctttgtgtATTAATGTTCTGCTTTATGGCCTTTAACTCAATATCCATGTTTGAATGTATCTTTTTCCAGGTGGCCTTTCACATACAGCCATACAAAGGACGGACGGACCAGAGCATGCATGACAACATCAAATACATCACTGACAAGTaagctgtgtttttctgtatcCACTGTCCTCTGTGCTCGATTTGATGCCTTTCCTTCACCAGAGGGTCGAAGCTCTGCCTGCTGTCTCAGTGGCCACTCACATCAAAAGTGTAGTGATGTGGTGAAACATGACGCCTGAtaagggaagaggaggaacaggtaGTTAAATATAGATGTCTCCCTTGTGATCCTGCTGTAATGGATCGGCGGATATCTTCTGCTCTGACTTCAAGCAGCCTGGTTGTGTGTCAAAGGGAACTTGTCTCTTTGTCCATCGATATAAATAATTTcaaagttctcttttttttttttttactgtaaccCAACTGATGTATAAAAGATAACGGCTTTAAGAGAGAGGCGTGGAGATCAGTTTGGAGGTTAACCATGAAACATTTCATCTAATACCATATTCGTCAGTGGACTGAAGAAGAACAAAGCGTCTCTGATGCCGTGTTTACAATGACACAGGACAGTTAAATCAGAGCTTGAGTTCTGATGTCTGGGCTTTATATTGCCGCCAGTATGTTGGGAAACCTGCTGTGTTGACTGTCCATATGATGTTAAGCAAACattggagaaagagaaagacacaatAATTTAAGTAAAGCGTGAAATTTCTGAATTTATGACACAAAGTCAACCTGTGACATTTTAGGTGTATCAAACGTGTTGCGGCCTCAATAGACCAGAGTCAATATGATCAATGGCTTCTATAGACCTCTTATCTGGTTGTAGCACTGACCCTTGATTCGAGGTTTTCCATTACGAGCATGTGAACCACACTACATGACTGACTGGCGCAGGGTCACCGGGAGAAACTGATGAGTCATCCTACAACAGGATGACACATGATGGAGGAGAGGTCAAAGTATACAGAGATCGGCTCGGGCAATATTTCTCTGTCCAAACCCATCCGAGCTAGAGAGAAAACCGAACCTGATGCAGTGAACataagctgcactgagtttgtgtttcaatGTCCCCCGCATGCAGAGTAATTGGTTGATTTCCCTGGTCACAGACATGTGCTGTAAAAATCGGAATCTGCAACATGTCTGTGAGTCTCTTTAATCGCACATAGTTCAAACATAGAAATTGCAAAACTCGTCATCAGCGATTGGCAAATCAGGCTGAAAATCGTGTAGTGTGAACTAGGCTTAACTTGCAGTCTTGTATTGCAGTTGGTATCTGTGTAGTCAAACAGATTCAGACCTTAAAGCCGCACTAATCAATATATTTATCTGAACATTCAAATAACTGACTAATGCGAAAGGTGCGGCTCAAAATTACAAATTTGCAGAGTCCTAGTGTTGTACTATGTGTTGGTTTTCTAATCTCATCAACTTTTCCTATATGATCTGCACAGTATCAAAATGTATGCAGAGAAAGCTGGAACATTAAGtcctctcttgtttttcctgcaggtaTGGACAACATGGCGCCTTCTACAGATTCCGGTCCAGCACAGGTCGGGTCCTGCCTCTGTTTTATGTCTACGACTCCTACCTGACGCCGCCAGAGTCCTGGGCAGAGCTCCTGACAGCCAAGGGCTCCCACAGCATCAGGGGCACACCTTACGATGGCATTTTCGTGGCCCTCATCGTCGAGGAGCGCCACAAACATGACATCCTGGCCAGTGGCTTCGATGGCATATACACCTACTTTGCCTCCAACGGCTTCTCCTTTGGTTCGTCCCACCAGAACTGGAAAGCCATCAAGGCCTTCTGCGATGGAAACAATCTGCTGTTCATCCCCAGTGTCGGCCCAGGGTACGTAGACACCGCTGTTCGGCCATGGAACAACCATAACACCAGGAACCGGGTGAATGGGCGATACTACGAGACATCCCTGCAAGCAGCTCTGTCTGTCAGACCAGAAATTGTCACCATTACTTCCTTCAATCAATGGCATGAAGGAACGCAGATAGAGAAGGCTGTGCCCAAGAAAACAGTGACCCGTTTGTACCTAGACTACCAACCCAACCAGTCTGACCACTACTTGGAGCTTACACGTCAGTGGGCCGAGAACTTTAACAAGGAGAAAGACAAGTGGTTGATGTGAACGTGGTTTTATTTCCCTGGTAGATGTGCCGGGGGGGGATCGGAAATGACAAGACGTCAGCTCTCACTGtagaaaaacaactttacattggtacatcttcctgtttttctccactTCAGAACACCACTGATGAGCTTTCCCCCAAATATCCACTCTGCCCACATTGTTTTTAATCACTAACATTTTTGTAAAGGTAAATAAGTTCACTGGTTTGTTGAATCGACAAGGTCACAGCGAAAGGGAATCATCCTTTTGAGGATAACAAATCAGTATGTGTTGTGACATCAAGAAAGTGTGGCTATGTACAGTAACTCTGCTCTTTTgggttttggtttttattttcttatgatAGGAGACTGTTCTTGTCCTATGAATTCCTGTATTTCCTTgaggacaaattaaaatgtgtctgtttaccAATGGAGAATCATTGTTTGATGTAAAGTGGTAGCAAATGTAATTGATGCAATAGAAGCTACTGAGTTGTAAGCAAAAATGTATGTGGTTTTAACAGTGGTACTTTAGTCAATTCCCTATAGGGGCCTGTGGCTCATTGTGGTTGAGCTGCTGTCTCCTGGGTGGAAACCCTGATTGTGTCAGAGATTTCCCCAGAGTACAACATATGTCAAATTAAATACGTGGAAGGAGATCCAACAAACCAACCTCTGATGGGAGCagctgaaagacaaaaacagttCTAGTCAATTCCCTCTGACACTACTGATAAAATAATACACTTAATAGGTACCTAAAATGGGCTGTGCAGAAAAGATGGGATGACAGAGCTGTGCCTGACCAAGAAGCTTACAAGTTTACATCAgcatttatttgtctgttagttaacaggtggtatgagtcaggaaagaaccaatTTAATGTTGGtgctgatctggatcagggggcagatccagtaatttttttaattctttaataTTATGAGATTTTTCAAAATTGTCgttgatttttttctctctctctctctctctctctatatatatatatatatatatatatatacacatataaatataaaattcaaGGTTAGAGTGCACACCTCCGCCAAGCAATTGCACACACTATATATCAGTCCGCTGGTGACTTTATCACATTAAGTTGCTGAGAGCTTTAAATTCAACACTTCTAAGCACAAGGCAGAAAATAAGGTTATTTTAGAGCCTGACCCAGGAAGCTGCCTCCATCTCACTGGGACTCCCCCTGTGTCTGTGGGTCCACAACAGCCTGTACCTGTCGGAGACATCTTCACCAAGCAAAAAGGATTGAGTTGAGGTAGTGGAATGATTTTACCGCTGAGATTGGAAGCactaaaagagaagaaataaacGGCTCAGTGACTAACAAGGAATAAAAATCACCACTGGAAGAATCTCCTTCTCATTTCAGAGGGTAGCTCTAAATGAGACAAAGGTAGAAGCGCCTCCAAGTGGCTCCCTGTGTTAAATAACGTGCGCACTAGGGATCCCAgtgcatttcttcttttcttatactttttggtttattttacgTGACACAGTGCAGTTATTGACCGACCAACTTCTGAAAACAAAAGTTACAGAGGTCATCagtgaacatgtctgacttaTGCCCGGGCCACACCGCAGAACAGCTGCGGAACggtttgcttttcatttccatgttaacagattagagCAGCCACACCGGATGAGGTTCAGCTGAGGTTCAGGTGCAGAAGCCACGCTGCTCTTCTGGAGAACAACTTATCCAGATGGACTAAACCTAAGAGTTCACCTAAGATACCCATGATGATCTCATAAAGGTAGGATAAGCCATATTAATTCAATACACCTTTTGTCAAATTCTGCTAATATCTCCTCCCAGTCAGCTGTATGTTCTGAATGTGCGCTGggaaaaaatctgatttaaataCAAGCGCTGACTCTGTATTTGCAGATGCTGCACTACCCAAACATCACAACGCCTGTTCCAGCCAGTCGGCAACATGGGTATTCATGCTCATGCACAGACTGGGAGCAGAGAGGGGGCAGTGGGTGATAAACAATAAATGCTAATGGTGCACTaatcctctttctttcttttattaaaacaagGAAACATCCACCTGTTACATCTCAAACAAGATCATGAAATTATTCCTCTGTCTTCTACTATCAagggatgggaggaggaggagctgaaaatAGAACGGAACAACTACTGTTATCAGGTGGCTAGATCCAATATGTTGAAATCAGTGGAGCTTCTGAAGGAGCAATGAAGGGAcgggtgtatttgttttcattccccAGAATCAATAAGTCCACCTTTAATGACTGTGTACATACAAGTAAACTATGGTTAGTGCAGCTGGTCCAAGTTGGAAGTAAACCTGTGATATGTGACAGGGAGATTGGgtgtaaatttgttttttagaGAGCTCATTCCCGAACAAAGATGAATGCAGTTTAGTTTATTGGAATGACCAAGTAAAGTTGAGTGGAGGATGATGGTCAGGCTGGAGGGATGAGACAGTTTGGTGGCCTGTAATGAGGGTTGAGCATGAATGGACAAATAAAAGGTCAAATGGGGATTAATGGTGAGCcaggtggtgcaggtggtgTCGCTGCGAGAAAGCCAGGTGCTGAGGCTCAGGGTGGGGGCACATTTTAATGAGGCTTCACACAGCTTTATCGTTCCTCATGTAGTTCCTGTAATTAGAAAGAATGAAGACCAGAGGCAGAAAGTGGGTTTGGAAAGGAGCTTTGCAGCAACTGAGACAAAGGGAAAGAGGTttgacacatgcacagaaaatcAGCTtcctaaagctgctttcagacgtgcactgaactctgctgctccttcgtatattttctccggaggaggtgcatgtgtgaacgtaaatgtcagagtgaggCGTTCAGCAGTTTCttcagactttctccacctggcccccgAGTATAATGTCCATAGAAATCCAAGAGAAAtccatgtgtgaacacagcaggggatcccctgacgcaaaaaagaaaagaaaaatctcccGGTGAAAATGTGGCGActcacacgtagaagacacagatgaatgtGTCAAGAGAGTTTGAGGTGATAAGAGCTGGCGACGATGTCAGTGTGTTAtcaagaaaatcatgtgatctctgcagctgagTTAATACGTCAGTTCCTGCCTTTGCCTGCCGCACCCCCGGCttctccacctctcgcctgagaaatgcagaggatttgttgctgttgtgaaggcgtctgtgcagagaacctcccgctgtgttgtgcattcatgaaaggcaaactctgtgTCAGCTCCacagccaattctccggattttacccgcaggccatgtctgaaaacggcttacTGTAAACATAGgcggttttcagacatgcactgaactccggataatctcctggcATTACCATTCATGTCTGAAATTTGCTACACAGTAATAGTGTGTCGACTGTGTTGGTTTCCCAGTTTAGAGGTGGTGCTGTTCATATGAAGCAAAAACACATACCTGTCAATCTCTATTAAGACTGATTTGTTGTTTCTCGGTTTAGTTAGATTCTCAAGTATTCGTGTTACTAATAAAACCTTGTATTTTGGGGTATTGTTCCCAGGACTGCGTTAGCTGTAATTTCAAGCATCTCATGCAAGTATTTtgctgaaattaaataaatgataaggCGAATTTCAAGAGATTACATAAACTTTCCCAAGCTTGTTTGGTGGTTGACACTGCCATAACACTTGCACATTTCAAGCAGTGCTCGTCAGAACTTGCCATTTTAAATCCATAAACCCACGGAGCAGCTTTCAGTGTGCAGACTTGACT
Encoded proteins:
- the maneal gene encoding glycoprotein endo-alpha-1,2-mannosidase-like protein — its product is MTRLRRKALVALFLFTLFIFGTMMGLRTLKPSDGFSDMAPGMDLIVERSDRRRLDVKDVAASPGQFHMGSSDTKVVFSKSDRDYSIFYDVHIFYYLWYGSPSMDNKYIHWDHVLVPHWDPKIAASHAQGRHTPPEDVASSFYPELGPYSSRDPTVLESHMAQIEAAAAGVLVLSWYPPGVADDHGEPTEDLVPAVMDAAHRHSIKVAFHIQPYKGRTDQSMHDNIKYITDKYGQHGAFYRFRSSTGRVLPLFYVYDSYLTPPESWAELLTAKGSHSIRGTPYDGIFVALIVEERHKHDILASGFDGIYTYFASNGFSFGSSHQNWKAIKAFCDGNNLLFIPSVGPGYVDTAVRPWNNHNTRNRVNGRYYETSLQAALSVRPEIVTITSFNQWHEGTQIEKAVPKKTVTRLYLDYQPNQSDHYLELTRQWAENFNKEKDKWLM